The genomic region CACTGCCGCCGACGCGCCGCCGCGGCGCTGGCGGGCGGGGCTCGGCCGCTTCCTGCCGGATCGCGGCCAGCGGTTCGGGCGAGATTATCGGCTGGATGACCGGAGCAGCCGGTTCTTGACGGCGCGGCTGTTCGTGAGGAAGCGGATGGCCGATGTCGTTGGCGGCCCGTAGGCGATTGCCGAGGATGGTTTCGATACGATCAACCAGCGGCTCCGTGCGCGCCGCCTTCGCACGCTGCTCTTCCAGCGCGCGGCCGATGGCGCGCAGCAGTTCGGCCTCGGGCGGAGCGATATCAGGCCGGTTCGACCGGGGCAATCTGGGGGGCACACCATAACGATCGTCATGGGCGCGCACCGACGCGGGCGCCGCCGGCCGGGCGGCCGGGCGATCGTGAAAGCTGCTTCTGGCCCTGATATCGTACATTTGCGCCACATCTCATGCACATGATGGCCGAATTTAATCATCCGCACGGATGCAGATGATTAAGCCAGTCTAAATATTCATGGCAAAGAAATGGTTAATTGCAGCGTGTAAGAACTGAGCATAGCGCCTCGAATCGGAACCGATTTGAGGCTGTCTATCGCTTCAGCTTGCTTTCTTGTGGTCTGACCGCGGCTGCAGCGCGGTGGCGGGCTCTTCCGGATGGCTGAGGATCCTTTCACGCCGCTGGAAGCGATAGCGCAGCACATGGAAGAGAAAGACCGGGATACCGATGACGTAGCGGCGCCAGAGGCGCGTCGGCTCCTGCAACAGGCGATAGGCCCATTCCATACGCATCATCCGCACCGTCTTCGGTGCGCGGGGAACGGCGCCGGAAACGAAGTCGAAGAGGGCGCCGACCGTCAGCACCAGGCGCGCATGATCGGCACGGATATTGTCGTGGACCCATTTCTCCTGCAGCGGCGTTCCCATGCCGACGATCAGGATGTCGAGCTTCTGACGCTCGATCTCCTCGGTGACCTCAGTGGAATCGACCTTGTCGAAATAACCGTCGGAAACGACGACGAATTCATGCCAGGGCGTATGCCTGCGGAAATTTTCCGCCGCCGCCTCGACGACCGAACGCGTGCCGCCGATCAGGCCGATGCGGCGCGGAGCCTCCATGAAGGTCAGGAAGGCCGGCACGAAATCGGTGCCGTTCAGATTGGCGGGGAACGGCGAACCATGGGCGATCTGCGATGCGATGTTGAGGCCGATGCCATCCGGCAGCACCAGATTGTGCGACATGATCCGGTAATATTCGTCGTCGCGCAGCGCCGTCAGCATGTTGTGGGCGTTGACGAAGCAAACCACGGTCTGGCCGACGGGAATGGAGGCCAGCTCGTTGATGAAAACGAGGGCATCGTCCCAGCCGAGATCGCAGACCGGCAGATCGAAGATCGTCCGCCGCGATGCGAGCACCGCGAAGTTTGCAATCAGATTCATTCCTACCTCCTGCCGAGGGTGCTGCATGCGCCCGACATCCCGGAAAACAAGCCCATCATTGCGCAGCGCAGGTTCCTGGAAGAACCGGCCGCGTCACGCCCGGACGGCGTCGCTCCGATCTCGGAAGGCGGCACTGCCGGGCTGTGACACCTGTATAACAGGACGGCTTCAAACAACCCTTAGGAAAATCCCTTGAATTTCCATGCTCGTATAAGTGGTTTATTAACCACGTGCGCTAAAGCGCGTCGCGATCTTTTGGATTCGCTCCTTGCGCTTTAGTTCTTTGTTTTTACGCATGTCTTTGCGGCAAAAGCGCTTCGCGCTTTTGCGCGACATGCTTTAACGAAAAACGGCGCCTTGCGGCGCCGTTTTCGTCGATGCTATTCTGAATATTAGTGGGCGGCCGGCGCCGGCGCTTCGCCGGCCGGTGCGGTCTCGACGATCTTGACGGGTGTGCCCACTTTCTTCGGCTGCCCGGCGGAGCTTTCCTTGACGTCTTCCTTGGAGAGATAGTCGAGCTGCTCCAGCATCACCTCGGCGACATAGTCGCCGCCGAGACGCTCGTTCATGCCCTTCTTGATCTCTTCGCGGAAGACCTTCGGATCGAAGGATTTGATATGGGCGATATCGACCATCTTGTTGCCGACGAGCAGGCTGAAAAGCTCGTCCGTGGTCATCTCGGCCAGCGGCAGCGTGACGCCCTTCAGCATCTCCTTGTTCATCATGAAGGAAACGCGGCCGAGGAAGTAGCCGGTGATCGCGCCGTCACCGATGATGGGGACGGTGATCGTTTCGCCCTTCACCAGTTCGAGCGCGCTCTGCTTGGAATCAGTGGCCGCAGGCTCCGGCGCGGTCGCCAGATACACCGAGAAATAGACCGAAGCCAAGGTGATGGCGCAAACCCAGACACCGGTAAGGACGAGCTTGATCATCAGTTTCCACGCGCGGCGAATTGTTCCTGGGAATAGGTGCCGTCGGCATCGGCGTCCTGAACGGCGTTCTTCAGCAGGTCGGCGACAGCGCGAACCGCTTCGAGATGCGCCTCGACCCGACGGGCATTGAGAACCAGCTTCTTCTTCAGCCCATGCAGCTGATCGAGATGAGCAGCGGCAAGCTCGGCCGGATCGGTGTCGCGGAACAGCATCGACAGCTCATAGAGGCAGCGGCTCTTATGCGCATTGGAGACCTTGAGATCGAACTGCGGATCGCTGCCGATCCGGGTGTTCTCATTGTCGATGATCATTTCGAGGCGTCCGAGAACGGATTTGATCCTGTATTCGTTCGAAACTATTTCCATTGTACCCTCGGTTATGCGTCGCTTGGAGCATGATGCCGAAAACTGTGCGCGGTTTCGGATCGCAGCATGCTCTAACTCTTCAATTGAGAAGCGGATTCAGATTTCAGGCCAAGGGGCCTGAAATCATCCTGTTCTATCGGTCTTGGCTTCGGCGGTCGGCGTGCCGAATGTCTTGCGCTGGAAGTCGTCGATCATGCTGAGCGCAGTGTTGCGGTCATCGTTATCGGTCGAGGCATTGACGATCTTGCCTTCCTGCCGGCGCAGCTGCTCGCTGTACATCTGCTTGGCGATGCCGATGCCGTCGCCCTTGGCCATGGTGTTGCCGAGCTGTTCGGCCATCATGCCTTTCCAGATATCGCCGGTGGCGCCCTTGCCGTAGACGTCCTCGCTTTCGCTCGGCAGCATGGACTTGACGAAATTCTGCAGAACCATGGCCTCGAACTTCCGGTAGCTTTCCGGCACTTCCTCGGCCTTGGTGCGGTTCTGGATGTTGTTGAGGCCGCTTTTCTGGCCGATATGATCGAGAACATCGACCGTAGTGGAGAAGCCCTTGCCGTTCTCGGCGAGGCTCGTTGCGGCAAAGGCCGCACGATTTGCCTTCAATTTTTCCTGGGCCGCCTGAACCTCCATGGGGTCGGCAGCTTTGACAACGTCCAGGACCAGATCACTGGGGGGCGAAATAGCCACGTTACAATCCTCTAATTTAAGATCGTAACGACTATGGGTTTCGAAGCTTGCTGGAGGCTGGCGTTGCGAATTGCTGATCGATGACATCGTAGACGGCATTGTCGTCGGCCTCGCGGCGCTCGGCCTCGAGGGCTTCTTTCATGCCTTCTTCGAACCGGTCACCCTTGGCGCGCTCACGCGCCAGCCGCATTTCGTGGACCTGCTGCATGCCGGTCAGCTGCAGGTCCTTGATGGAGAGCCTGCCGAATCGGTCGGCGTAATTTTGCGAGAAAGCGTGATGGACCGGGTCCATGGAACCGAGCGCGACGATGACGTCGTCCATCTGCGCATTGACCTCGACGCGCTGGCGGCTGGTTTCGGCCAGATCGTTCTCGGCCATCCTTTCGATATGCCGCTGCACCGAGAGCAGTCGTTTGAGCTTCTGGGAGCGGTTCTTTTCGACCATCGTCTCAACGCCCGATATAGATTGAGCCGAAGGACTGGCCGAACTGGCTGACCAACGCCGCAATCGAGAAATAGATCAGGAAGAGCCCGCCCATCAGCAGATAGGGCGTGGAGATGAAGTAGACCGGGATCTGCGGCGCCAGCTTGTTGATGAAGCCGATCGAGACGTTGAAGATCAGGCCGTAGATCAAAAACGGACTCGACAGCCGCAGCATGATGTAGGTGGTCTGCTCCAGCGTGTCGGTAAAGGAGATCAGCGTCGCGCGCATCTGCATCAGGCCGCCGAAGGGCATGGTCGTGTAGGAATCGATCAGCGCGCGGAAGACGATGTGATGGAAATCCATGATGAAGAGGATCATGATGCCGGCAAAGGTGATAAAGGCGGAAAGGCTGGTCTCCGGCGAATCTTCGACGATGTCGGCCGAGCCCGGCTGGGTATAGCCGACCATCGTGGCAAGGATCGAGGCGGCGAACTGCATGCCGAGCGTGTAGATCCT from Rhizobium sp. BT03 harbors:
- a CDS encoding flagellar biosynthetic protein FliR codes for the protein MITDPQGTVLALFLVFCRIGGCVLALPGFSSARVPEQLRVFIAVALSIAVVPLLWDTVYPAVHTGSGTYIGLIFSESLIGVMYGMLARIYTLGMQFAASILATMVGYTQPGSADIVEDSPETSLSAFITFAGIMILFIMDFHHIVFRALIDSYTTMPFGGLMQMRATLISFTDTLEQTTYIMLRLSSPFLIYGLIFNVSIGFINKLAPQIPVYFISTPYLLMGGLFLIYFSIAALVSQFGQSFGSIYIGR
- a CDS encoding rod-binding protein; this encodes MAISPPSDLVLDVVKAADPMEVQAAQEKLKANRAAFAATSLAENGKGFSTTVDVLDHIGQKSGLNNIQNRTKAEEVPESYRKFEAMVLQNFVKSMLPSESEDVYGKGATGDIWKGMMAEQLGNTMAKGDGIGIAKQMYSEQLRRQEGKIVNASTDNDDRNTALSMIDDFQRKTFGTPTAEAKTDRTG
- a CDS encoding WecB/TagA/CpsF family glycosyltransferase, whose product is MNLIANFAVLASRRTIFDLPVCDLGWDDALVFINELASIPVGQTVVCFVNAHNMLTALRDDEYYRIMSHNLVLPDGIGLNIASQIAHGSPFPANLNGTDFVPAFLTFMEAPRRIGLIGGTRSVVEAAAENFRRHTPWHEFVVVSDGYFDKVDSTEVTEEIERQKLDILIVGMGTPLQEKWVHDNIRADHARLVLTVGALFDFVSGAVPRAPKTVRMMRMEWAYRLLQEPTRLWRRYVIGIPVFLFHVLRYRFQRRERILSHPEEPATALQPRSDHKKAS